The following proteins are encoded in a genomic region of Phycodurus eques isolate BA_2022a chromosome 11, UOR_Pequ_1.1, whole genome shotgun sequence:
- the ccar1 gene encoding cell division cycle and apoptosis regulator protein 1 isoform X2, producing the protein MAQFGGQKNPPWATQFAATAVSQPGHTGHTAQSLDINLHSLGVQQPSLLGASPAVYSQQSALAAASLGNQSAASYQLSQQTAALQQQAAAAAAAAAAALQQSQINSALQQYQQQQQQQQQQPPPQQPPQQTLYSVPHQLPQPQPALLSQPPVALPTSLSLSNPQQTAQITVSYPTPRSSHQQQPQKQRVFTGVVNKLHDTFGFVDEDVFFQLSAVKGKTPQVGDRVLVEAVYNANLPFKWNAQRVQTLPQLANQSHQQQPQPLPQASPQLGSLYNEPGIQLRYSDMHPAADGRQNSHPPPPNMMKAPPILQSLPPPTTFSVPPSAPPPSLLQAQLSAASLGPLLQNPPQPLLPQPPPKDVFPGGLLQPPVRLMQQPQPVRRIEPPPRFPPRNDRPPELILRSKEDRSRDRERERRRSRERSPVRKRSRERSPRRERSPRRPRRVVPRYTVQFSKFSLDTSSCDMMELRRRYQSLYIPSDFFGAAFTWVDGFPLTRPFQFSNVCNFHILHKEVDPFVKNTAVLDPPDANHTYSAKVMLLANPSLEELYHKSCALAEDSQEVRDSFQHPARLIKFLVGMRGKDEAMAIGGHWSPSLDGAEPEKDPSVLIKTAIRCCKALTSIDLSLCTQWYRFAEIRYHRPEETHKGRTVPAHVETVVLFLPDVWHCLPTRSEWEALSRRLREQLAEKLSAERKEADGEQEEEEKDGDESKDVCTPTHWTKLDPKSMKVNDLRKELDCRTLSSKGLKSQLIARLTKQLKVEEQVEESKEPEKPEIKPPEEEEPCRTEEDKEEEEKKRQEELERQRRERRYILPDEPTILVHPNWAAKNGKFDCSVMSLSVLLDYRLEDNKETSFEVSLFAELFNEMLQRDFGYRIYKALAAIPAKDEKKEKEKKAKKEVEKKEAEKRDIKKEKDEDVDEPAAKKSREEEEVERRKSDDKIAKKEESRDEEENEDAHSTANGDEYDPMEAEDADEDDDDDDKNDEDERDKRDRKDDRKSPKDKSIKDKDKKQMVTHNKELLMAFVYFDQSHWGYLLEKDLEEILYTLGLHLSRAQIKKLLNKPVVRESCYYRKLTDRPKDEADFSPAEAQMESLLGNRELIPAPKSCARSETSESSNLIVYNGAMVDIGSLMQKLEKCEKAREEIEQKLMVQDAKMEEDTKVKAQLEQDNRSLSKQLDETKSTLRQTEKTLKDAEEQKSIYHEQFTKTCKTLTDTVKGLSAVMRKAQDGNDDEETVPLQVNGADDQTTS; encoded by the exons ATGGCCCAGTTTGGGGGACAGAAAAATCCGCCCTGGGCGACTCAGTTTGCGGCCACCGCCGTCTCGCAACCGGGCCACACGGGCCACACAGCCCAGTCTCTTGACATCAACTTGCACT CTCTGGGTGTGCAGCAGCCTTCCCTCCTGGGAGCCTCCCCCGCCGTCTACTCCCAGCAGTCGGCCTTGGCCGCCGCCTCTCTCGGCAACCAATCTGCCGCCAGCTATCAGCTGTCTCAGCAGACGGCCGCTCTGCAGCAGCAGGccgcagccgccgccgccgccgctgccgcaGCACTGCAGCAG TCGCAGATCAATTCGGCCCTGCAGCAgtatcagcagcagcagcaacagcagcagcagcagcctccCCCACAGCAACCGCCACAGCAGACATTGTACAGTGTACCTCATCAG CTTCCACAGCCGCAACCGGCACTCCTATCACAG CCTCCAGTGGCTTTGCCCACCAGCCTGAGCCTGTCCAATCCCCAGCAGACGGCCCAGATCACCGTGTCCTACCCGACGCCGCGCTCGAGCCACCAGCAACAGCCACAGAAGCAACGCGTCTTCACCGGCGTTGTCAACAAGTTGCACGACACGTTCGGCTTTGTGGACGAAGATGTCTTCTTTCAACTAAG CGCTGTTAAAGGGAAGACACCGCAAGTGGGCGACAGGGTGTTGGTGGAGGCCGTGTACAACGCCAACCTGCCCTTCAAGTGGAACGCCCAGCGCGTCCAGACCTTACCTCAGCTCGCAAACCAGTCG CATCAGCAGCAGCCTCAGCCTTTACCTCAAGCTTCCCCACAGCTGGGCAGCCTTTACAATGAGCCCGGGATACAGCTGCGCTACTCTGACATGCACCCTGCTGCGGACGGCAGACAAAAT AGTCATCCTCCGCCTCCCAACATGATGAAGGCTCCCCCCATACTTCAGTCCCTACCTCCTCCGACCACGTTCAGTGTTCCGCCCTcggctcctcctccttccttacTGCAGGCCCAGCTGTCTGCTGCCTCACTTGGCCCTCTCCTCCAAAACCCCCCTCAGCCTCTGCTGCCGCAGCCGCCTCCCAAAG ATGTGTTTCCAGGTGGTCTGCTTCAGCCCCCAGTGAGACTCATGCAACAACCGCAGCCGGTGCGACGGATTGAGCCTCCTCCACGTTTCCCTCCTCGCAACGATCGGCCCCCTGAGCTCATCCTCCGCAGTAAAGAGGATCGCAG CCGAGACCGAGAGCGTGAGCGCAGGCGATCCAGAGAGCGCTCCCCCGTGCGTAAACGCTCCAGAGAGCGCTCCCCGAGGCGAGAGCGCTCACCGCGGCGTCCTCGCAGGGTGGTCCCTCGCTACACGGTGCAGTTTTCCAAGTTCAGTTTGGACAC TTCAAGCTGTGACATGATGGAGCTGAGGCGACGCTATCAGAGTCTGTATATTCCCAGCGACTTCTTTGGCGCTGCCTTTACTTGGGTGGACGGCTTCCCCCTGACCCGACCCTTTCAGTTCAGCAACGTGTGTAACTTCCACATATTGCACAAGGAGGTGGATCCTTTTGTGAAAAATACAGCTGTGCTGGATCCGCCTGATGCCAATCACACGTACAGCGCTAAG GTGATGCTGCTGGCTAACCCAAGTTTAGAGGAGTTATATCACAAGTCATGTGCCCTTGCAGAAGATTCCCAGGAGGTCAGAGATTCCTTCCAGCATCCCGCAAGACTTATCAAG TTTTTAGTGGGAATGAGAGGCAAAGATGAGGCCATGGCCATCGGTGGCCACTGGTCTCCCTCTCTGGATGGAGCCGAGCCAGAAAAGGATCCCTCAGTCCTCATTAAGACAGCTATACGCTGTTGCAAGGCACTCACAAGCATAGATCTGAGTCTGTGCACTCAGTG GTATCGTTTTGCAGAGATTCGCTATCACCGGCCGGAGGAGACACACAAGGGGCGGACAGTCCCCGCTCATGTGGAGACAGTGGTTTTGTTTCTTCCGgatgtttggcattgtcttcctaCCCGCTCAGAGTGGGAGGCGCTGTCACGGCGACTCCGGGAGCAGCTGGCTGAGAAGCTGTCGGCCGAGCGAAAGGAGGCGGATGGAGAACAG gaggaagaggagaaggatGGTGACGAATCCAAGGATGTCTGCACCCCCACTCACTGGACCAAACTTGATCCGAAGTCGATGAAG GTGAATGACCTGCGCAAGGAGCTCGACTGTCGCACGCTGAGCTCCAAGGGTTTAAAGTCACAGCTGATCGCCCGACTCACCAAGCAGCTGAAGGTGGAGGAGCAGGTGGAAGAGTCCAAGGAGCCTGAGAAACCGGAAATTAAACCTCCCGAGGAAGAAGAGCCGTGTCGCACCGAGGAGGACAAAGAG gaggaggaaaagaagaGGCAAGAGGAGCTGGAGCGCCAGCGCCGGGAAAGACGCTACATCCTACCCGATGAGCCCACCATCCTCGTTCACCCCAATTGGGCCGCCAAGAACGGCAAATTTGACTGCAGTGTGATGTCCTTAAGTGTGCTGTTGGACTACAGGCTGGAGGACAATAAGGAAACCTCGTTTGAG GTTTCCCTCTTCGCTGAGCTGTTCAATGAGATGCTCCAGAGAGATTTCGGTTACCGCATATACAAAGCCCTTGCCGCTATTCCCGCCAAGGATGAAAAGaaggaaaaggagaaaaagGCCAAAAAAGAGGTTGAGAAGAAGGAGGCCGAAAAGCGGGAcataaagaaagagaaagacgaGGACGTCGATGAGCCGGCAGCGAAGAAATccagagaggaggaagaggttgAGAGGAGGAAG AGCGATGACAAGATTGCGAAGAAGGAAGAGTCTCGTGATGAGGAGGAGAACGAAGACGCTCACAGCACGGCCAACGGAGACGAGTATGACCCCATGGAGGCCGAAGACGCAGATGAAGATGACGACGATGATG ACAAGAACGATGAAGACGAGAGAGACAAAAGAGATCGCAAAGATGATCGCAAATCGCCAAAAGACAAGAGTATAAAGGACAAG GATAAGAAGCAGATGGTGACACACAACAAGGAGTTGCTGATGGCTTTTGTTTACTTTGACCAAAGTCACTGGGGGTACCTGCTAGAGAAAGATTTGGAGGAAATCTTGTACACGCTGGGGCTGCACCTTTCACGCGCTCAG ATAAAGAAACTGCTGAACAAGCCGGTTGTGAGAGAGTCGTGTTATTACCGCAAACTAACAGATAGGCCAAAGGATGAGGCTGATTTCTCCCCCGCTGAAGCACAAATGGAAAGCCTTTTAG GCAACAGAGAGCTGATTCCTGCTCCGAAGTCGTGTGCTCGGTCAGAAACCAGCGAGTCCAGTAATCTGATTGTGTACAACGGAGCCATGGTGGACATTGGCAGCCTGATGCAGAAGCTGGAGAAGTGCGAGAAGGCACGAGAGGAGATCGAACAGAAGCTCATGGTGCAGGATGCCAAAATGG AGGAAGACACCAAGGTGAAAGCGCAACTGGAACAAGACAACAGGTCCTTGTCAAAGCAGCTGGATGAGACGAAAAGCACCCTGAGGCAGACTGAGAAGACGTTGAAGGACGCCGAGGAGCAGAAGAGCATCTACCACGAACAGTTCACCAAGACCTGCAAGACCCTAACAGACACGGTCAAAGGGCTGAGCGCAGTGATGAGAAAG GCTCAAGACGGAAATGACGATGAAGAAACTGTGCCGCTTCAAGTGAACGGCGCTGATGATCAAACCACCTCTTAA